A genomic region of Pontibaca methylaminivorans contains the following coding sequences:
- a CDS encoding MBL fold metallo-hydrolase, with amino-acid sequence MDGADIGALRYPWTEPPAPGEAVEVADGVLWMRLPLPMKLDHVNIYALDDGDGWSVIDTGFDSRRSREAWQTLLAGPLAGRPVRRVIVTHHHPDHVGLAGWFQREHGAELVMTRAGWLFARMLTLDVQEKWPEETLAFYRGAGMEREFYARRAKDRPFNFADVVAPMPLGFSKVKQDDRIRIGGRDWVVHTGGGHAPEQATFWSTDDNLVLTGDQVISTISPNIGVYATEPLADPLTEWLESCARLSRHARPDQLALAGHKLPFIGLPHRLRALVENHESALARLLEYLDRPRSAGDCFQPLFRRGIGTAEYGHALVESVAHLNHLYHKGLVTRVADPETGAWMFLRSDRA; translated from the coding sequence GAGGTGGCGGATGGCGTGCTCTGGATGCGCCTGCCGCTGCCGATGAAGCTTGACCATGTGAACATCTACGCGCTGGATGACGGCGACGGCTGGTCCGTCATCGACACCGGCTTCGACAGCCGCCGCAGCCGCGAGGCATGGCAGACCCTGCTTGCCGGGCCGCTTGCCGGGAGGCCGGTGCGCCGGGTGATCGTGACCCATCACCACCCGGATCACGTCGGGCTTGCCGGCTGGTTCCAGCGCGAACACGGGGCGGAACTGGTGATGACGCGCGCCGGCTGGCTGTTCGCGCGGATGCTGACGCTTGATGTGCAGGAGAAATGGCCGGAAGAGACGCTCGCCTTCTATCGCGGCGCCGGGATGGAGCGCGAGTTCTACGCGCGCCGGGCCAAGGATCGTCCCTTCAACTTCGCCGATGTGGTCGCGCCCATGCCGCTTGGCTTTTCCAAGGTGAAACAGGATGACCGCATCCGCATCGGCGGGCGCGACTGGGTGGTGCATACCGGCGGCGGCCACGCGCCCGAACAGGCGACCTTCTGGAGCACGGACGACAACCTCGTGCTGACCGGCGATCAGGTGATTTCGACCATCAGCCCGAATATCGGCGTCTATGCGACCGAGCCGCTGGCCGATCCGCTGACGGAGTGGCTGGAAAGCTGTGCGCGGCTGTCCCGCCATGCCCGTCCCGATCAACTGGCGCTCGCGGGGCACAAGCTGCCGTTCATCGGCCTGCCGCATCGCCTGCGGGCGCTGGTCGAGAACCACGAAAGCGCCCTCGCGCGGCTGCTTGAATACCTGGACCGGCCGCGCTCGGCCGGGGACTGTTTCCAGCCGCTGTTCCGGCGCGGCATCGGCACCGCCGAATACGGCCACGCGCTGGTCGAGTCCGTGGCGCATCTGAACCACCTTTATCACAAGGGGCTCGTGACGCGGGTGGCGGACCCGGAAACCGGGGCCTGGATGTTCCTGCGCTCTGATCGGGCGTGA
- a CDS encoding aa3-type cytochrome c oxidase subunit IV, whose protein sequence is MAGPHGQMDIIEQERTFRGFVKWVVWSIILTALLLIFLAVFAA, encoded by the coding sequence ATGGCTGGACCTCATGGGCAGATGGACATTATCGAACAGGAACGGACATTTCGCGGCTTTGTGAAATGGGTCGTCTGGTCGATCATCCTGACGGCGCTGCTTCTGATCTTCCTGGCTGTTTTCGCTGCCTGA
- a CDS encoding AzlD domain-containing protein, with product MSTPPAPLALWTIIVGLAVGSFLLRFVFLGMIGSRTMPEWLLRHLRYTGVAILPALVTPAVLWPAATGGAPDLPRLIAAGATIMAGWLSRSVLIAILAGAATLYGLLYLLG from the coding sequence ATGAGCACCCCGCCTGCACCGCTCGCGCTCTGGACCATCATCGTCGGCCTTGCGGTCGGGAGCTTCCTGCTGCGTTTTGTCTTTCTCGGCATGATCGGCAGCCGGACCATGCCCGAATGGCTGCTGCGGCACCTGCGCTATACGGGGGTCGCGATCCTGCCGGCGCTGGTCACGCCAGCGGTGCTCTGGCCGGCGGCCACCGGCGGAGCGCCGGATCTGCCACGTCTTATCGCGGCGGGCGCGACCATCATGGCCGGCTGGCTGAGCCGCAGCGTCCTGATCGCGATCCTTGCCGGGGCGGCCACGCTTTACGGGCTGCTCTATCTGCTGGGCTGA
- a CDS encoding AzlC family ABC transporter permease, giving the protein MATTIHNSSFRAGLLAGAPFVLVVVPFGMLFGVLATEAGFSIVETMIFAVTVFAGASQFTALQLMQEQAPTLVVLASSLAVNLRLAMYSASLTPWLGTASLWQRALVAFFLVDQSYAVAHLHYEANPRLSVGGRLAFYTGASMLMAPVWAASTWAGAALGAAIPESWALDFALPITFLAMIAPMLRTPAHVAAALTGALVSIPGGVLPWNLGLLVAGTLGMIAGAETERRLATREHGP; this is encoded by the coding sequence ATGGCAACCACCATCCACAATTCCAGTTTCCGTGCCGGCCTGCTCGCGGGCGCGCCCTTCGTGCTGGTGGTCGTGCCCTTCGGGATGCTGTTCGGGGTTCTGGCGACCGAAGCCGGGTTCAGCATCGTTGAAACCATGATCTTTGCCGTCACCGTCTTTGCCGGCGCGTCGCAGTTCACGGCGCTGCAACTGATGCAGGAACAGGCGCCGACGCTCGTCGTCCTGGCGTCATCGCTCGCGGTCAACCTGCGGCTTGCCATGTATTCGGCCTCGCTCACGCCCTGGCTCGGGACGGCGTCGCTCTGGCAGCGCGCGCTGGTGGCGTTCTTCCTGGTCGATCAGTCCTATGCGGTCGCGCATCTGCATTACGAGGCGAACCCCCGCCTTTCCGTGGGCGGGCGCCTTGCCTTCTATACCGGCGCGTCGATGCTGATGGCGCCGGTCTGGGCGGCGTCGACCTGGGCGGGTGCGGCGCTCGGCGCGGCCATCCCGGAATCCTGGGCGCTCGATTTCGCCCTGCCGATCACCTTTCTGGCCATGATCGCCCCCATGCTGCGCACACCCGCTCATGTCGCCGCCGCGCTGACCGGAGCGCTGGTCTCGATCCCGGGGGGCGTCCTGCCCTGGAATCTCGGGCTGCTGGTCGCCGGCACGCTCGGCATGATCGCGGGGGCGGAAACGGAACGGCGCCTCGCCACACGGGAGCACGGGCCATGA
- a CDS encoding formate dehydrogenase accessory sulfurtransferase FdhD has translation MQLAKLEETGDYLIAPDPKSPRLTRAIEGVDQSGERVMLPVVEERPLTIYLNSQEIVTAMTIGDYPEYLALGFLRNQGMLRDDDEITGVDYDEDLEVAVVRTTRETSYEDKLKKKTRTSGCAVGTVFGDMMEGLEGLRLPAAELRTSWLYELSARINRTPSLYLEAGAIHGTVLCRENRPLIYMEDVGRHNAVDKISGWMLRERVDPGDKILYTTGRLTSEMVIKTALMGIPVLASRSGFTAWGVDIAREVGLTLIGRMRGRRFTCLAGEERLIRDTDPETIPEEDRKHRRKSAEG, from the coding sequence GTGCAATTGGCGAAGCTCGAGGAAACCGGCGATTACCTGATCGCTCCCGACCCGAAATCGCCGCGGCTGACGCGGGCCATCGAGGGCGTGGACCAGTCGGGCGAGCGGGTCATGCTCCCCGTGGTCGAGGAACGGCCGCTCACGATCTATCTGAATTCGCAGGAGATCGTCACCGCCATGACCATCGGCGATTATCCCGAATATCTGGCGCTCGGCTTTCTGCGGAACCAGGGTATGTTGCGCGACGACGACGAGATCACGGGCGTCGATTACGACGAGGATCTCGAGGTCGCGGTGGTGCGCACCACGCGCGAGACGAGCTATGAGGACAAGCTGAAGAAAAAGACCCGCACCAGCGGCTGCGCGGTCGGCACCGTGTTCGGCGACATGATGGAGGGGCTAGAGGGGCTGCGCCTGCCGGCGGCGGAGCTGCGCACTTCGTGGCTTTACGAACTTTCCGCGCGGATCAACCGCACGCCCTCGCTCTACCTCGAGGCCGGGGCGATCCACGGCACGGTGCTGTGCCGCGAAAACCGTCCGTTGATCTATATGGAAGACGTCGGGCGCCACAACGCGGTGGACAAGATCTCGGGCTGGATGCTGCGGGAACGTGTCGATCCCGGGGATAAAATCCTTTACACCACCGGGCGGCTGACCTCGGAAATGGTGATCAAGACGGCGCTCATGGGAATTCCGGTGCTGGCGTCGCGCTCGGGCTTTACCGCCTGGGGGGTCGACATCGCGCGCGAGGTGGGGCTCACGCTGATCGGGCGGATGCGCGGGCGCCGCTTCACCTGCCTCGCGGGCGAAGAGCGCCTGATCCGCGACACCGACCCCGAAACCATCCCCGAGGAAGACCGCAAACATCGCCGCAAGAGCGCGGAAGGGTAA
- the mobA gene encoding molybdenum cofactor guanylyltransferase MobA, giving the protein MNAPLGVILAGGQARRMGGGDKGELDLGGQSLLSRVIGRLAPQVDALALNANGDPARFARYGLPVLPDSIGGYVGPLAGVLAGMDWAAARGADVIVTAAWDTPFFPRDLVARLSAAAQGMDHPLVLAATDDPERGFTRHSAFGLWPVALREDLRAALGEGLRKIVLWTERHGGRFAEFPRGAIDPFFNVNTPGDLEAAAAVLENDP; this is encoded by the coding sequence GTGAATGCGCCGCTCGGGGTGATCCTTGCCGGCGGGCAGGCGCGCCGCATGGGCGGGGGCGACAAGGGGGAGCTTGACCTCGGCGGGCAGAGCCTGCTTTCCCGTGTCATCGGACGTCTTGCGCCGCAGGTGGATGCGCTCGCGCTGAATGCGAACGGCGACCCGGCCCGCTTTGCCAGATACGGGCTGCCGGTCCTGCCCGACAGTATCGGCGGCTATGTCGGGCCGCTGGCCGGGGTGCTGGCGGGGATGGACTGGGCCGCCGCGCGGGGCGCCGACGTGATCGTGACCGCGGCCTGGGACACGCCGTTCTTTCCGCGCGACCTCGTGGCGCGGCTTTCGGCGGCGGCGCAGGGCATGGACCATCCGCTGGTGCTGGCCGCGACCGATGACCCCGAACGCGGTTTTACGCGCCATTCGGCCTTCGGGCTCTGGCCGGTGGCGCTGCGCGAGGATTTGCGCGCGGCGCTGGGCGAGGGGCTGCGCAAGATCGTGCTCTGGACCGAGCGCCACGGCGGACGCTTTGCCGAATTTCCGCGCGGCGCCATTGATCCTTTCTTCAACGTGAACACGCCCGGGGATCTCGAGGCCGCCGCGGCTGTGCTGGAGAATGATCCATGA
- the mobB gene encoding molybdopterin-guanine dinucleotide biosynthesis protein B, whose product MKVYGITGWKNSGKTGLVERLVTEIAGRGLSVSTIKHAHHAFDVDQEGTDSWRHRHAGAREVLLASGRRFALMHELRGAPEPALSDLLARLAPVDLVLIEGYKREAHPKIEAHRAETGKALIGRDDASVRAVASDVPLDFDRPVFDLNDTQGIADFILGETGLATTDREAMRHDA is encoded by the coding sequence ATGAAGGTTTACGGCATCACCGGCTGGAAGAATTCGGGCAAGACCGGGCTGGTGGAGCGGCTTGTGACCGAGATCGCCGGGCGCGGGCTGTCGGTTTCGACGATCAAGCACGCCCATCACGCCTTCGACGTGGATCAGGAGGGCACCGACAGCTGGCGTCACCGTCACGCCGGGGCGCGCGAGGTGCTGCTGGCGTCGGGCCGCCGCTTCGCGCTCATGCACGAATTGCGCGGCGCGCCGGAGCCGGCGCTTTCCGATCTGCTGGCCCGCCTTGCTCCGGTCGATCTGGTGCTGATCGAGGGCTACAAGCGCGAGGCCCACCCCAAGATCGAGGCCCATCGCGCCGAAACCGGCAAGGCCCTGATCGGGCGTGACGATGCCTCGGTGCGCGCCGTGGCGTCGGATGTGCCGCTCGACTTCGACCGGCCGGTGTTCGATCTGAACGACACACAGGGAATCGCCGACTTCATCCTTGGCGAGACCGGGCTTGCGACCACCGACAGGGAGGCGATGCGCCATGACGCCTGA
- a CDS encoding molybdopterin-binding protein, with protein sequence MTPDTVPPGLPVPPPLRNDCFSLPAGVDWTPVDEALALLRERLHPVCAFERAPATAALGRVLAEDVIARRAHPPRSNSAVDGYGFAGPVPEGAHVLPLVEGRAAAGGDFAGAVPAGHAVRILTGAAVPEGVDSVVLEEDVSLQGGQIAFRGPLKAGANVRPAGEDVAAGAVALSAGRQITPSDLALLAAIGVGEVTLRKRLRVGVISTGDELVEAGTDAGVGKIPDANRPMLLAVLERLGHDPVDLGLLGDDRALLREALDEGAARVDAIITSGGASAGDEDHVSALLNEAGAMQQWRVAIKPGRPLALGLWQGVPVFGLPGNPVAAMVCTLVFARPALALLAGMGWVEPQGFDLPAGFGKRKKPGRREFQRARVRDGRVEPFASEGSGRISGLSWAEGLMELGDGERHVRPGDPVRFIPWGGFGL encoded by the coding sequence ATGACGCCTGACACCGTGCCCCCCGGCCTGCCGGTCCCGCCGCCCCTGCGCAACGACTGCTTTTCGCTGCCGGCCGGCGTGGACTGGACCCCGGTGGATGAGGCGCTTGCCCTGCTGCGCGAGCGGCTGCATCCGGTCTGCGCTTTCGAGCGGGCGCCCGCCACGGCGGCGCTTGGCCGGGTTCTGGCCGAAGACGTGATCGCGCGGCGCGCGCACCCGCCGCGCTCGAACTCGGCGGTCGATGGCTACGGCTTTGCCGGCCCCGTGCCCGAGGGCGCCCATGTCCTGCCGCTGGTCGAGGGACGGGCTGCCGCCGGGGGGGATTTCGCCGGCGCGGTGCCGGCGGGCCATGCGGTGCGCATCCTGACCGGGGCCGCCGTGCCGGAAGGGGTGGACAGTGTCGTGCTCGAGGAGGACGTGAGCCTTCAGGGCGGCCAGATCGCCTTTCGCGGGCCGCTGAAGGCCGGCGCGAATGTGCGCCCCGCGGGCGAGGATGTCGCGGCCGGGGCGGTCGCGCTTTCCGCCGGGCGGCAGATCACGCCGTCGGACCTTGCCCTGCTTGCCGCGATTGGCGTTGGAGAGGTCACGCTGCGCAAGCGGCTTCGGGTCGGGGTGATCTCGACCGGGGATGAACTGGTCGAGGCGGGAACCGATGCCGGGGTCGGAAAGATCCCGGATGCGAACCGGCCCATGCTGCTGGCGGTGCTTGAACGGCTGGGGCACGATCCGGTCGATCTCGGGCTCCTGGGCGATGACCGTGCTCTTCTGCGCGAGGCGCTCGATGAGGGCGCGGCGCGGGTCGATGCGATCATCACCAGCGGCGGCGCCTCGGCGGGGGACGAGGATCACGTTTCGGCGCTTCTGAACGAGGCCGGCGCGATGCAGCAGTGGCGCGTCGCGATCAAGCCCGGGCGCCCGCTCGCGCTCGGGCTCTGGCAGGGTGTGCCGGTGTTCGGTCTGCCGGGCAATCCGGTCGCGGCCATGGTCTGCACGCTGGTCTTTGCGCGCCCGGCGCTCGCGCTGCTGGCCGGTATGGGCTGGGTCGAGCCGCAGGGCTTTGACCTTCCGGCAGGGTTCGGGAAACGCAAGAAACCGGGGCGGCGCGAATTCCAGCGCGCGCGGGTGCGCGATGGCCGGGTTGAACCTTTCGCATCCGAAGGATCGGGGCGGATCAGCGGGCTGAGCTGGGCCGAGGGGCTGATGGAGCTTGGCGACGGTGAACGCCACGTCCGCCCGGGCGATCCGGTGCGGTTCATTCCCTGGGGCGGATTCGGGCTCTGA
- a CDS encoding division plane positioning ATPase MipZ, with protein MAHIIVVGNEKGGAGKSTVSMHLATALARLGHKVSALDLDLRQRSLGRYIENRANFDAMAGLGLPTPAFHELPEVDATNLDPGENVYDHRLSAAVAQLEPDADFILIDCPGSHTRLSQVAHSLADTLVTPLNDSFIDFDLLARTDAGGEKILGPSVYSEMVWNARQLRAQAGLKAIDWVVMRNRLGSQRMVNKEKMERALDRLASRIGFRVAPGFSERVIFRELFPRGLTLLDLKDIGVKQLNISNVAARQELRDMIRALELPGVEPDF; from the coding sequence ATGGCGCATATCATCGTCGTCGGGAACGAAAAGGGCGGTGCGGGAAAGTCCACCGTTTCCATGCACCTGGCCACGGCGCTGGCCCGGCTTGGCCACAAGGTCAGCGCGCTCGACCTCGACCTGCGGCAGCGCTCGCTTGGCCGTTATATCGAAAACCGGGCGAACTTTGACGCCATGGCCGGGCTTGGCCTGCCCACCCCGGCCTTTCACGAACTGCCCGAGGTCGATGCCACGAACCTCGATCCGGGCGAGAATGTCTATGACCACCGCCTGTCCGCCGCCGTCGCGCAACTGGAACCGGACGCGGATTTCATCCTGATCGACTGTCCCGGCTCGCACACACGGCTGAGCCAGGTCGCCCATTCGCTGGCCGATACGCTGGTCACACCGCTGAACGACAGCTTTATCGATTTCGACCTTCTGGCCCGGACCGATGCGGGCGGGGAGAAAATCCTCGGCCCCTCGGTCTATTCCGAAATGGTCTGGAACGCGCGCCAGCTACGGGCGCAGGCGGGACTGAAGGCGATCGACTGGGTGGTGATGCGCAATCGGCTTGGCTCGCAGCGCATGGTCAACAAGGAAAAGATGGAACGCGCGCTCGACCGGCTGGCAAGCCGCATCGGCTTTCGCGTCGCCCCGGGCTTCAGCGAGCGGGTGATCTTCCGCGAACTGTTCCCGCGCGGCCTGACCCTGCTCGACCTCAAGGACATCGGGGTGAAGCAACTGAACATCTCGAACGTGGCCGCCCGGCAGGAACTGCGCGACATGATCAGGGCGCTGGAGCTTCCGGGGGTCGAGCCCGATTTCTGA
- the rpmE gene encoding 50S ribosomal protein L31, with the protein MRKDIHPDYHLINVKLTDGTVVQMKSTWGAADDQLSLDVDPSSHPAWTGGTSRLLDTGGRVSRFKKKYEGLGF; encoded by the coding sequence ATGAGAAAAGACATTCACCCCGATTACCACCTGATCAACGTCAAGCTGACCGACGGCACCGTGGTGCAGATGAAATCGACCTGGGGCGCGGCCGACGACCAGCTTTCGCTCGATGTCGATCCCTCGTCGCATCCGGCCTGGACCGGCGGAACGAGCCGCCTGCTCGACACCGGCGGGCGCGTGTCGCGCTTCAAGAAGAAGTACGAGGGTCTCGGATTCTGA
- the rplS gene encoding 50S ribosomal protein L19: MDLIAQIEAEQIAELGQDIPDFKAGDTIRVGYKVTEGTRTRVQNYEGVCISRNHGNGIAGAFTVRKISFGEGVERVFPLHSTNIDSITVVRRGRVRRAKLYYLRTRRGKSARIAENTRYKPLSTAKS; encoded by the coding sequence ATGGACCTGATCGCACAGATCGAGGCGGAACAGATCGCCGAACTCGGGCAGGACATTCCCGACTTCAAGGCCGGCGACACGATCCGCGTCGGCTACAAGGTGACCGAGGGCACCCGCACCCGTGTCCAGAATTACGAGGGCGTCTGCATCAGCCGCAATCACGGCAACGGCATCGCCGGCGCCTTCACCGTGCGCAAGATTTCCTTTGGCGAAGGGGTCGAGCGTGTGTTCCCGCTGCATTCGACCAATATCGACAGCATCACCGTGGTGCGCCGGGGCCGCGTGCGCCGCGCCAAGCTGTATTACCTGCGCACCCGCCGCGGGAAATCCGCCCGTATCGCCGAGAATACGCGCTACAAGCCGCTCTCGACCGCCAAATCCTGA
- the trmD gene encoding tRNA (guanosine(37)-N1)-methyltransferase TrmD, whose product MTVRADPWCARIITLFPDAFPGVLGESLTGKALRDGRWRLDAIDLRDFGIGRHRNVDDTPAGGGAGMVLRADVVGAAIEAAAARAPALPLFCFSPRGRVMDQALMRDLAAGPGVTLICGRFEGLDERIFEHYPVQELSLGDFVLTGGEIAAQALIDATVRLLPDVLGNPESAVDESFAGDLLEYPQYTRPALWHGHPIPEVLLSGDHARIARWRRDRAEDLTRSRRPDLWARHRAKQGLDAS is encoded by the coding sequence ACGGTGCGGGCGGATCCGTGGTGCGCGCGCATCATCACGCTTTTTCCCGATGCCTTTCCCGGGGTGCTTGGCGAAAGCCTGACCGGAAAGGCGCTGCGCGACGGGCGCTGGCGGCTTGATGCCATCGACCTGCGCGACTTCGGCATCGGCCGGCATCGCAACGTCGACGACACGCCGGCGGGCGGCGGCGCGGGCATGGTGCTGCGCGCCGATGTGGTCGGCGCCGCGATCGAGGCGGCAGCGGCCCGGGCACCCGCCCTGCCGCTGTTCTGCTTCAGCCCGCGCGGGCGGGTCATGGACCAGGCGCTCATGCGCGACCTTGCCGCCGGGCCGGGCGTCACCCTGATCTGTGGCCGTTTCGAGGGCCTGGACGAGCGCATTTTCGAACACTACCCGGTGCAGGAACTCTCGCTCGGCGATTTCGTCCTCACCGGCGGCGAGATCGCGGCCCAGGCGCTGATCGACGCCACGGTGCGGCTGCTGCCCGATGTGCTGGGCAACCCCGAATCGGCGGTCGACGAAAGCTTTGCCGGCGATCTGCTGGAATATCCGCAGTATACCCGGCCCGCGCTCTGGCACGGCCACCCGATCCCCGAGGTGCTTTTGTCGGGCGATCACGCCCGAATCGCCCGCTGGCGCCGCGACCGGGCCGAAGACCTGACCCGCAGCCGCCGCCCCGACCTCTGGGCGCGCCACCGCGCGAAACAGGGCCTTGATGCCTCTTGA